A section of the Agrobacterium tumefaciens genome encodes:
- a CDS encoding bifunctional riboflavin kinase/FAD synthetase, protein MTVFHRNEQKEPLPEALRGGVVAIGNFDGVHRGHRAVLDRALELAEARGVPALVLTFEPHPRSVFRPDTPVFRLTPAPLKARILEAIGFRSVIEYPFDREFSQRSAEEFVQSILIDWLHASAVVTGFDFHFGKGREGGPAFLMEAGKRHGFDVTLVDAFRDEGADVVSSSRIRSLLCEGDVAGAAGLLGYRFTVESEVIGGQKLGRTLGYPTANMALAPETELKAGIYAVRFRRPDGSIRDGVASFGYRPTVTDNGAALLETFVFDFSGDLYGEVCSVSFFGHLRDELKFDGLDPLVAQIRRDEEEARAMLSGVRPLSELDAKIAF, encoded by the coding sequence ATGACCGTCTTTCACCGCAATGAACAAAAGGAGCCGCTGCCGGAAGCTCTTCGTGGCGGCGTCGTCGCCATCGGCAATTTCGATGGCGTGCATCGCGGCCACCGGGCCGTGCTCGATCGTGCGCTTGAACTGGCGGAAGCTCGCGGCGTCCCCGCGCTGGTGCTGACCTTCGAGCCGCATCCCCGTTCCGTGTTCAGGCCCGACACGCCCGTGTTCCGCCTCACACCCGCCCCTTTGAAAGCGCGCATCCTCGAAGCTATCGGTTTCCGCTCCGTCATCGAATATCCGTTCGACCGCGAGTTTTCGCAGCGCTCGGCGGAAGAATTCGTCCAGTCCATCCTGATTGACTGGCTGCATGCCAGCGCCGTCGTCACCGGCTTCGATTTCCATTTCGGCAAGGGTCGGGAAGGTGGGCCGGCATTCCTGATGGAAGCAGGCAAACGCCATGGTTTCGACGTGACTCTGGTGGATGCCTTCCGCGACGAGGGCGCGGATGTCGTTTCTTCGAGCCGGATACGTTCGCTTCTGTGCGAGGGCGATGTGGCGGGCGCCGCGGGCCTGCTCGGTTACCGTTTCACGGTGGAAAGCGAAGTCATCGGCGGCCAGAAGCTTGGCCGCACGCTGGGTTACCCCACCGCCAACATGGCCCTGGCGCCGGAAACGGAGCTGAAGGCCGGCATCTATGCCGTTCGCTTCCGACGGCCTGATGGCTCGATCCGCGACGGCGTGGCGAGCTTCGGTTATCGCCCGACCGTCACGGACAACGGCGCAGCGCTGCTCGAAACATTCGTTTTTGATTTTTCGGGCGATCTCTATGGCGAGGTCTGCTCGGTCTCCTTCTTCGGCCACCTGCGCGATGAATTGAAGTTCGACGGGCTCGATCCGCTGGTTGCCCAGATCAGGCGCGATGAAGAGGAGGCGAGGGCGATGCTTTCGGGCGTGCGTCCGCTCAGCGAACTGGATGCGAAGATCGCATTCTGA
- a CDS encoding TIGR01459 family HAD-type hydrolase: protein MAHRIHTLGDITDGFDVILSDVWGVLHNGVSAFPDAAIALRTAREAGKTVVLITNSPRPAPGVIAQLRVLGVPDEAYDRIITSGDVTRGLIAEGPRKVFLLGPERDMPLLEGLDVEVVGEAEADSVVCTGFFDDETETPEDYTDMLKSFVARKVPMICANPDLVVERGERIIPCAGAMAAYYEQLGGEVRIAGKPHAPIYEACLAAAKEVRGAFAKDRVLAIGDGMPTDVKGAIASGLNLLYISGGIHVAEYTLNGQTDEALLNAYLKGQGASPGWWMPRLA, encoded by the coding sequence ATGGCCCACCGCATTCATACTCTCGGCGACATCACTGATGGGTTCGATGTCATTCTTTCGGATGTCTGGGGCGTATTGCACAATGGTGTCAGCGCTTTCCCGGATGCGGCGATTGCGCTGCGGACCGCGCGCGAGGCCGGCAAGACGGTCGTGCTCATCACCAATTCCCCGCGTCCTGCCCCCGGCGTCATTGCGCAGCTTCGTGTGCTCGGCGTGCCCGACGAGGCCTATGACCGCATCATCACCTCAGGCGACGTCACGCGCGGCCTGATAGCGGAAGGCCCCAGAAAGGTCTTCCTGCTTGGTCCCGAGCGAGACATGCCGCTGCTCGAAGGCCTCGATGTCGAGGTGGTTGGCGAAGCGGAGGCTGACTCTGTCGTCTGCACCGGCTTTTTCGACGACGAGACCGAAACGCCGGAAGATTATACCGACATGCTCAAGAGCTTCGTCGCCCGCAAGGTCCCGATGATCTGCGCCAACCCGGATCTGGTGGTCGAACGCGGCGAGCGCATCATTCCCTGCGCCGGCGCCATGGCCGCTTATTACGAACAGCTCGGTGGCGAAGTCCGCATCGCCGGGAAGCCGCATGCGCCGATCTATGAGGCCTGCCTGGCTGCGGCCAAGGAGGTGCGCGGTGCTTTCGCCAAGGATCGCGTTCTCGCCATCGGCGATGGCATGCCGACGGATGTGAAGGGTGCGATTGCGAGCGGCCTCAACCTTCTTTATATCAGCGGCGGTATTCACGTCGCCGAATATACGCTGAACGGCCAGACGGACGAGGCGCTTCTGAATGCCTATCTCAAGGGGCAAGGTGCTTCTCCCGGCTGGTGGATGCCTAGACTGGCCTGA
- the groES gene encoding co-chaperone GroES gives MTSTNFRPLHDRVVVRRVESEEKTKGGIIIPDTAKEKPQEGEIVAVGSGARDESGKVVALDVKAGDRVLFGKWSGTEVKINGEDLLIMKEADIMGIIG, from the coding sequence ATGACAAGCACCAATTTCCGCCCGCTTCACGATCGCGTCGTCGTTCGTCGCGTTGAGTCCGAAGAAAAGACCAAGGGTGGCATCATCATTCCCGATACCGCCAAGGAAAAGCCGCAGGAAGGCGAAATCGTCGCCGTCGGTTCCGGCGCGCGCGATGAGTCCGGCAAGGTCGTCGCTCTCGACGTCAAGGCTGGTGACCGCGTTCTGTTCGGCAAGTGGTCCGGCACCGAAGTCAAGATCAACGGCGAAGACCTTCTGATCATGAAGGAAGCCGACATCATGGGCATCATCGGCTGA
- the groL gene encoding chaperonin GroEL (60 kDa chaperone family; promotes refolding of misfolded polypeptides especially under stressful conditions; forms two stacked rings of heptamers to form a barrel-shaped 14mer; ends can be capped by GroES; misfolded proteins enter the barrel where they are refolded when GroES binds), translated as MAAKEVKFGRTAREKMLKGVDVLADAVKVTLGPKGRNVVIDKSFGAPRITKDGVSVAKEIELEDKFENMGAQLVREVASKTNDIAGDGTTTATVLAQAIVREGSKAVAAGMNPMDLKRGIDLAVAEVVKDLQAKAKKINTSEEVAQVGTISANGERQIGLDIAEAMQKVGNEGVITVEEAKTAETELEVVEGMQFDRGYLSPYFVTNPEKMVADLEDAYILLHEKKLSNLQAMLPVLEAVVQTGKPLVIIAEDVEGEALATLVVNKLRGGLKIAAVKAPGFGDRRKAMLEDIAILTGGTVISEDLGIKLENVTLDMLGKSKKVSISKENTTIVDGAGQKSDIEGRVAQIKAQIEETTSDYDREKLQERLAKLAGGVAVIRVGGSTEVEVKEKKDRIDDALNATRAAVQEGIVPGGGVALLRSSTKITAKGENDDQEAGINIIRRALQALVRQIADNAGDEASIVVGKILEKNEDNYGYNAQTGEYGDLIQLGIVDPVKVVRTALQNAASVASLLITTEAMIAELPKKDAPMPAMPGGGMGGMDF; from the coding sequence ATGGCAGCCAAAGAAGTAAAATTCGGCCGCACAGCGCGCGAAAAGATGCTCAAGGGCGTCGACGTTCTTGCTGATGCAGTGAAGGTAACCCTCGGCCCGAAGGGTCGTAACGTCGTTATCGACAAGTCCTTCGGCGCTCCGCGCATCACCAAGGACGGCGTTTCGGTCGCCAAGGAAATCGAACTGGAAGACAAGTTCGAGAACATGGGCGCACAGCTCGTTCGCGAAGTTGCGTCCAAGACCAACGATATCGCCGGTGACGGCACCACCACCGCGACCGTTCTGGCCCAGGCCATCGTTCGCGAAGGTTCCAAGGCAGTTGCTGCCGGCATGAATCCGATGGACCTGAAGCGCGGTATCGATCTGGCCGTTGCTGAAGTCGTCAAGGACCTTCAGGCCAAGGCCAAGAAGATCAACACGTCCGAAGAAGTTGCGCAGGTCGGCACGATCTCTGCAAACGGCGAGCGTCAGATCGGTCTCGACATTGCTGAAGCAATGCAGAAGGTCGGCAACGAAGGCGTCATCACCGTTGAAGAAGCCAAGACCGCTGAAACCGAACTCGAAGTCGTTGAAGGCATGCAGTTCGACCGCGGCTACCTGTCGCCCTACTTCGTGACCAACCCTGAAAAGATGGTTGCGGACCTCGAAGACGCCTACATCCTGCTGCACGAAAAGAAGCTCTCGAACCTTCAGGCCATGCTGCCGGTTCTCGAAGCTGTCGTTCAGACCGGCAAGCCGCTCGTCATCATCGCTGAAGACGTCGAAGGCGAAGCCCTTGCAACGCTCGTCGTCAACAAGCTGCGTGGCGGTCTCAAGATCGCTGCCGTCAAGGCTCCTGGCTTCGGCGACCGCCGCAAGGCCATGCTGGAAGACATCGCCATCCTGACCGGTGGTACCGTCATTTCCGAAGACCTCGGCATCAAGCTCGAAAACGTTACCCTCGACATGCTCGGCAAGTCGAAGAAGGTTTCGATCTCCAAGGAAAACACCACGATCGTTGACGGCGCTGGCCAGAAGTCCGACATCGAAGGTCGTGTTGCCCAGATCAAGGCCCAGATCGAAGAAACCACCTCCGACTACGACCGCGAAAAGCTGCAGGAACGTCTTGCCAAGCTCGCTGGCGGCGTTGCCGTCATCCGCGTTGGCGGTTCGACGGAAGTCGAAGTGAAGGAAAAGAAGGACCGCATCGACGACGCTCTCAACGCGACGCGCGCTGCCGTTCAGGAAGGCATCGTGCCTGGTGGTGGCGTGGCTCTGCTGCGTTCGTCCACGAAGATCACCGCCAAGGGTGAAAACGACGATCAGGAAGCCGGTATCAACATCATCCGCCGCGCGCTGCAGGCTCTGGTTCGCCAGATCGCAGACAACGCAGGTGACGAAGCTTCCATCGTTGTCGGCAAGATCCTCGAGAAGAACGAAGACAACTACGGCTACAACGCCCAGACGGGCGAATATGGCGACCTGATCCAGCTCGGCATCGTCGACCCGGTCAAGGTTGTTCGCACGGCTCTGCAGAACGCAGCTTCGGTTGCTTCCCTGCTGATCACCACCGAAGCCATGATCGCCGAGCTTCCGAAGAAGGACGCTCCGATGCCGGCAATGCCGGGCGGCGGCATGGGCGGCATGGACTTCTAA
- a CDS encoding DoxX family protein, which produces MSSSQNVLVLIARILLSFIFIYSGFGKLTDPAGTAGMIAGAGMPAATALAYLAGLFELVTGLAILAGFQTKIAAWALAVFCVFTGLVFHSGTVAVPGWPDPALGWINALNGIMLMKNITLAGAYILLAAFGPGAYSVDAKRGVALAHA; this is translated from the coding sequence ATGTCCAGCAGCCAGAACGTTCTCGTTCTTATTGCCCGTATCCTGCTTTCCTTCATCTTCATCTATTCCGGCTTTGGTAAGCTGACTGATCCGGCCGGTACGGCTGGCATGATCGCCGGTGCCGGCATGCCTGCCGCAACCGCGCTCGCCTATCTGGCAGGTCTTTTCGAACTCGTGACCGGTCTTGCCATTCTCGCCGGTTTCCAGACGAAGATCGCCGCCTGGGCCCTGGCCGTCTTCTGCGTCTTCACCGGCCTCGTCTTCCACAGCGGCACCGTTGCCGTTCCCGGCTGGCCTGACCCGGCTCTCGGCTGGATCAATGCGCTGAACGGCATCATGCTGATGAAAAACATTACCCTCGCCGGCGCTTACATCCTGCTCGCTGCCTTCGGCCCCGGCGCCTATTCCGTCGATGCGAAGCGCGGTGTTGCTCTGGCCCACGCCTGA
- the hisG gene encoding ATP phosphoribosyltransferase — protein sequence MITIALPSKGRMKEDSSAVLERAGLKVAAVGNDRSYRGRVEGRDDIEIAYLSASEIAREIGAGTVDFGVTGEDLVREGLTNADAQVEFCARLGFGHADVVVAVPEIWLDVDSMADLGDVASEFRARHGRRLAIATKYWRLTQQFFSRQHGIQLYRIVESLGATEGAPAAGQADIIVDITSTGSTLKANHLKILSDGIIVRSEACFVRARKPEHEGNAAVQEIASRIKAAV from the coding sequence ATGATCACCATCGCATTGCCCTCCAAGGGCCGGATGAAGGAAGATTCCTCCGCTGTTCTCGAACGCGCCGGGCTGAAAGTCGCTGCCGTCGGCAATGATCGTTCCTATCGCGGCCGCGTCGAAGGTCGCGACGATATCGAGATCGCCTACCTGTCGGCCTCCGAGATCGCCCGCGAGATCGGTGCCGGCACGGTGGATTTCGGCGTGACCGGGGAAGATCTGGTGCGTGAGGGCCTGACCAATGCCGATGCGCAGGTGGAATTTTGCGCCCGTCTCGGTTTCGGCCATGCCGATGTCGTGGTCGCTGTGCCGGAAATCTGGCTGGATGTGGACAGCATGGCCGATCTCGGTGATGTCGCTTCGGAATTCCGCGCCCGCCATGGCAGAAGGCTGGCCATCGCAACCAAATACTGGCGGCTGACGCAGCAGTTCTTTTCGCGCCAGCATGGCATTCAGCTTTACAGGATCGTCGAAAGCCTCGGCGCCACCGAAGGCGCGCCGGCGGCGGGGCAGGCGGATATCATCGTTGATATCACCTCTACGGGTTCGACCCTGAAAGCCAATCACCTGAAAATTCTCTCCGACGGCATCATCGTTCGTTCGGAAGCCTGTTTTGTCCGCGCCCGCAAGCCGGAGCATGAAGGTAATGCGGCGGTGCAAGAGATCGCGTCCCGCATCAAAGCGGCGGTCTGA
- a CDS encoding ATP phosphoribosyltransferase regulatory subunit, with product MPLIDMPEFAGELLEEFAARRTSRVNTPVIQPAEPFLDMAGEDLRRRIFMTESETGTSLCLRPEFTIPVCLRHIETATGTPKRYSYLGEVFRQRREGANEFYQAGIEDLGDTDIAAADARAVIDATGILRRLLPGRALAVTLGDQQVFEAVVAALGLPLGWQKRLVQAFGDMAQLDALLESLVHPKPMTGLDARVAGLLATGDEAVLVDYLDTVMQETGYSTNASRSPQEIARRLREKLALAATRLPDDSFALLKQFLALKAPLPQASQVLADFATKAKLKLDGALSAFDKRVAALSNAGVDLETVTYGAAFGRPLDYYTGLVFEVMEAGGDSVLAGGGRFDRLLTLLGAQEKIPAVGFSLWLDRIETVRGSKP from the coding sequence ATGCCCCTGATCGACATGCCGGAATTTGCCGGAGAGCTACTGGAAGAATTCGCTGCGCGCCGTACGAGCCGCGTGAACACGCCTGTGATCCAGCCCGCTGAACCGTTTCTGGATATGGCAGGCGAGGATCTGCGCCGCCGTATCTTCATGACCGAGAGCGAGACGGGGACAAGCCTCTGCCTGCGACCCGAATTCACCATCCCCGTCTGTCTGCGCCATATCGAGACCGCCACCGGCACGCCGAAGCGTTATTCCTATCTCGGTGAAGTCTTCCGCCAGCGCCGTGAGGGCGCGAATGAGTTTTATCAGGCCGGTATCGAGGATCTCGGTGATACCGATATCGCCGCCGCCGATGCGCGTGCGGTCATCGATGCCACCGGGATACTGCGGCGTCTGCTGCCGGGCCGGGCGCTTGCCGTCACGCTGGGCGACCAGCAGGTGTTCGAGGCGGTGGTGGCGGCCCTCGGCCTGCCGCTCGGCTGGCAGAAGCGGCTGGTGCAGGCCTTCGGCGATATGGCGCAGCTCGATGCGCTGCTGGAAAGCCTCGTGCATCCGAAGCCGATGACCGGGCTGGACGCCCGCGTCGCCGGACTATTGGCGACCGGGGATGAGGCGGTGCTGGTCGATTATCTCGACACGGTGATGCAGGAGACCGGCTATTCCACCAATGCAAGCCGCTCGCCACAGGAAATCGCCCGCCGCCTCAGGGAAAAACTGGCCCTTGCGGCGACACGTCTGCCGGATGACAGTTTTGCGCTGCTGAAGCAGTTCCTCGCTCTGAAGGCGCCTCTACCGCAGGCCTCGCAGGTTCTGGCGGATTTTGCCACAAAGGCGAAGCTGAAACTGGATGGGGCGCTTTCCGCTTTCGACAAACGTGTCGCGGCTCTTTCGAACGCTGGCGTTGACCTCGAAACCGTCACCTATGGCGCGGCCTTCGGTCGCCCGCTGGACTATTATACCGGCCTTGTTTTCGAGGTGATGGAAGCGGGTGGAGACAGTGTTCTCGCGGGTGGCGGCCGTTTTGACCGGCTGTTGACGCTGCTCGGCGCACAGGAAAAAATACCGGCCGTGGGCTTCTCGCTCTGGCTGGATCGCATCGAAACGGTGCGCGGGAGTAAGCCATGA
- a CDS encoding VOC family protein, with product MGILALDHVQLAMPAGREEEARAFYGSLLGFAEQAKPVNLGARGGCWFSRGSTKLHLGVEQDFRPAKKAHPAFLVDDLATLRKTLETAGCHVVEDEPLEGYHRFYVHDPFGNRIEMMQPLEP from the coding sequence ATGGGAATCCTTGCGCTCGACCATGTTCAACTGGCGATGCCAGCCGGCCGCGAAGAAGAGGCGCGGGCTTTTTACGGCAGCCTGCTCGGCTTTGCGGAGCAGGCAAAACCTGTCAATCTGGGTGCGCGCGGCGGCTGTTGGTTCAGCCGGGGTTCGACAAAACTGCACCTGGGCGTCGAGCAGGATTTCCGACCGGCGAAAAAAGCCCATCCGGCGTTTCTGGTCGATGATCTCGCAACCTTGCGAAAAACACTTGAAACAGCGGGCTGCCATGTGGTTGAGGATGAGCCGCTGGAAGGGTATCACCGGTTTTATGTCCATGATCCCTTCGGAAACCGCATCGAAATGATGCAGCCGCTCGAACCGTGA
- the hisS gene encoding histidine--tRNA ligase, whose amino-acid sequence MSEKAKKPQKLKARLPRGFVDRSAADIHATNEMIDKIRRVYELYGFDPIETPQFEYTDALGKFLPDSDRPNEGVFSLQDDDDQWMSLRYDLTAPLARHVAENFNEIQLPYRTYRAGYVFRNEKPGPGRFRQFMQFDADTVGAAGVQADAEMCMMMSDTLEALGIKRGDYVIRVNNRKVLDGVMEAIGLGGEENAGRRLNVLRAIDKLDKFGPEGVKLLLGPGRKDESGDFTKGAGLGDEQIEKVLFFVGIKDYAASANDLAKLVAGTSKGEEGVDELNTIGALVTSAGYGADRIKIDPSVVRGLEYYTGPVYEAELTFDVTNEKGEKVVFGSVGGGGRYDGLVSRFMGQPVPATGFSIGVSRLMTALKNLGKLGQVKPLAPVLITVMDGDVESMGRYQRFTQALRAEGIRAEMYQGNWKKFGNQLKYADRLGSPIAIIQGGDERAEGVVQIKDLIEGKRLSGEIEDNASWREARVAQVSVPEAELVAKVREILEHQAEDVRRATEGR is encoded by the coding sequence ATGAGCGAAAAAGCAAAAAAGCCTCAGAAACTGAAAGCCCGCCTGCCGCGTGGCTTCGTGGACCGCTCGGCTGCCGATATCCATGCCACCAACGAGATGATCGACAAGATCCGCAGGGTTTACGAGCTCTATGGCTTCGACCCGATCGAAACGCCGCAGTTCGAATATACCGATGCGCTCGGCAAGTTCCTGCCCGATAGCGACCGCCCGAACGAAGGTGTGTTTTCGCTGCAGGATGACGACGACCAGTGGATGAGCCTGCGCTACGATCTGACCGCACCGCTCGCCCGTCATGTCGCTGAGAACTTCAACGAAATCCAGCTGCCATACCGCACCTATCGCGCCGGTTACGTCTTCCGCAACGAAAAGCCCGGCCCTGGCCGCTTCCGGCAGTTCATGCAGTTCGACGCCGATACGGTGGGTGCAGCCGGCGTGCAGGCCGATGCCGAAATGTGCATGATGATGTCAGATACGCTGGAAGCGCTTGGCATCAAGCGCGGCGACTATGTCATCCGAGTCAATAACCGCAAGGTGCTCGACGGCGTCATGGAAGCCATCGGTCTCGGCGGCGAGGAGAATGCCGGTCGTCGTCTGAACGTGCTGCGCGCCATCGACAAGCTCGACAAGTTCGGGCCGGAAGGCGTGAAGCTGCTGCTCGGTCCCGGCCGCAAGGACGAGTCCGGTGACTTTACCAAGGGTGCCGGTCTCGGTGACGAGCAGATCGAAAAGGTCCTGTTTTTCGTTGGCATCAAGGATTATGCGGCAAGTGCAAATGATCTCGCGAAACTGGTTGCGGGCACCTCGAAAGGTGAGGAAGGCGTTGATGAGCTGAACACCATCGGCGCTCTGGTCACCAGTGCCGGATACGGCGCTGATCGCATCAAGATCGACCCCTCAGTCGTGCGCGGCCTCGAATATTACACCGGCCCGGTCTATGAGGCCGAGCTCACCTTCGACGTCACCAATGAAAAGGGCGAAAAGGTCGTGTTCGGATCCGTCGGCGGCGGCGGTCGTTACGACGGCCTCGTTTCGCGCTTCATGGGCCAGCCGGTTCCGGCCACGGGCTTCTCCATTGGCGTTTCTCGGCTGATGACGGCGCTCAAGAACCTCGGCAAGCTCGGACAGGTCAAGCCGCTCGCTCCTGTTCTCATCACCGTCATGGATGGTGATGTGGAGAGCATGGGCCGTTACCAGCGCTTCACGCAGGCGTTGCGCGCTGAAGGCATCCGCGCCGAAATGTACCAGGGCAACTGGAAGAAATTCGGCAACCAGCTGAAATATGCCGACCGCCTCGGCTCCCCCATCGCCATTATTCAGGGCGGTGACGAGCGCGCCGAAGGCGTGGTGCAGATCAAGGACCTGATCGAGGGCAAGCGCCTCTCCGGCGAGATCGAGGACAATGCCAGCTGGCGCGAGGCGCGTGTGGCCCAGGTCAGCGTGCCGGAGGCCGAGCTGGTGGCAAAGGTCCGCGAGATTCTGGAGCATCAGGCAGAGGACGTTCGCCGCGCCACCGAAGGGCGCTGA
- the relB gene encoding type II toxin-antitoxin system RelB family antitoxin, with translation MSKQTAIRLPDETYERLKALSERTGRTSAYYIREAIEKHIEDMEDLYLAEEATRRIQRGESKVISAEEFWRDLDN, from the coding sequence ATGAGCAAACAGACGGCCATCCGCCTCCCGGATGAGACCTACGAGCGGCTGAAAGCGCTGTCTGAGCGCACCGGCCGCACATCCGCCTATTATATCCGCGAGGCGATCGAGAAACATATCGAGGATATGGAAGACCTCTATCTTGCCGAAGAGGCAACGCGGCGCATCCAGCGCGGAGAATCGAAGGTTATAAGCGCCGAGGAGTTCTGGCGTGATCTGGACAATTGA
- a CDS encoding type II toxin-antitoxin system RelE family toxin: MIWTIEYHTLVQKEMRKINPEVRRRIRSFLHERLAALDDPRQTGAALQGSELGNFWRYRVGDYRIICDIQDHKLVVLVVEIGHRREIYR; the protein is encoded by the coding sequence GTGATCTGGACAATTGAATATCACACGCTTGTCCAGAAAGAGATGCGCAAGATAAATCCGGAAGTGCGCCGGCGTATCCGCAGCTTTCTCCATGAAAGGCTGGCGGCGCTGGACGACCCGCGCCAAACCGGCGCGGCCCTTCAGGGTTCCGAACTCGGGAATTTCTGGCGCTACCGGGTGGGAGACTACCGCATCATCTGCGATATACAGGACCACAAGCTGGTCGTGCTGGTGGTCGAAATCGGCCATCGTCGCGAAATTTACCGTTAG
- a CDS encoding LysR family transcriptional regulator, whose product MTFEQLRIFIAVAEREHLTRAAEAIGLTASAVSSAIKNLEAFYNVELFHRVGRNIELTESGRAFLGEARATLARVRNAELILSEMGGLTRGEITVCASQTIASYWLPPILMQFKKLYPGVTVRLDIGNTRTVTQAVLEGLAEVGFIEGKIDEPALMVQPVVSDKLLVVTGSAHPFADGRYLTSLDMLHGTSWVLREQGSGTRSAFEAAVRQMGVDPAELSVMLELPSNEAVVMAARSGGAATAVSSSVASLFLRQGLLVRSGIDLPARNFALLRHKERHTSRAAMELERLSRAASEDYKAGLAGL is encoded by the coding sequence ATGACCTTTGAACAACTCCGCATCTTCATCGCTGTTGCCGAACGCGAGCACCTGACAAGGGCCGCCGAAGCCATCGGTTTGACAGCCTCCGCCGTCAGCTCCGCCATCAAAAATCTTGAAGCTTTTTATAATGTCGAGTTGTTCCACCGCGTCGGCCGCAATATCGAGCTGACCGAAAGTGGCCGTGCGTTTCTAGGCGAAGCCAGGGCCACGCTGGCGCGTGTGCGCAATGCCGAATTGATCCTCTCGGAAATGGGCGGGCTGACGCGGGGCGAAATCACCGTCTGCGCCAGCCAGACCATTGCCAGCTACTGGCTGCCGCCGATCCTGATGCAGTTCAAAAAACTCTATCCCGGCGTCACGGTCCGGCTGGATATCGGCAATACCAGGACGGTAACGCAGGCCGTGCTGGAGGGTCTGGCGGAGGTCGGTTTCATCGAAGGCAAGATCGACGAGCCGGCATTGATGGTGCAGCCCGTTGTGTCGGACAAACTGCTGGTCGTCACCGGTTCGGCCCATCCCTTTGCCGACGGTCGGTATCTCACCTCGCTGGACATGCTCCATGGCACGTCATGGGTGTTGCGTGAGCAGGGCTCCGGCACGCGCTCCGCCTTTGAGGCGGCGGTGCGGCAGATGGGGGTGGACCCCGCGGAGTTGTCCGTCATGCTGGAATTGCCATCCAATGAGGCGGTGGTGATGGCGGCTCGTTCCGGCGGTGCGGCAACCGCCGTCTCTTCCTCCGTCGCATCTCTGTTCCTGCGGCAGGGACTGCTGGTCCGCTCAGGTATCGATCTACCGGCCCGCAACTTCGCTTTGTTGCGCCACAAGGAACGCCACACCAGCCGGGCGGCGATGGAACTAGAGCGCCTCAGCCGGGCGGCTTCGGAGGACTACAAAGCCGGTCTTGCGGGGTTGTAG